The following proteins are co-located in the Leucoraja erinacea ecotype New England chromosome 27, Leri_hhj_1, whole genome shotgun sequence genome:
- the snf8 gene encoding vacuolar-sorting protein SNF8, giving the protein MHRRGVGAGAIARKKLAEAKYKERGTVMAEDQLMQMSKQLEMFKTHLEEFASKHKQEIRKNSEFRVQFQDMCATIGVDPLASGKGFWSEMLGVGDFYYELGVQIIEVCLALKHRNGGLITLDELHQRVLKGRGKFAQDVSQDDLIRAIKKLKSLGNGFTMIPVGGRYLVQSVPAELNMDHTVVLQIAERNGYVTVSEIKSSLKWETERTNQVLEHLLKEGLAWIDKQAPDEPQYWLPALFSDLYSRDVTPEEADESLP; this is encoded by the exons ATGCACCGGCGGGGGGTCGGAGCCGGCGCTATCGCCCGCAAGAAGCTGGCGGAG GCCAAATATAAGGAGAGAGGAACAGTGATGGCTGAGGATCAACTAATGCAG ATGTCAAAACAGTTGGAAATGTTCAAGACTCACCTGGAGGAATTTGCCAGCAAACACAAGCAGGAGATTCGGAAAAACTCAGAGTTTCGAGTTCAGTTTCAAGACATGTGTGCAACAATTGGAGTGGACCCCCTGGCAT CCGGCAAAGGATTCTGGTCTGAGATGCTGGGTGTTGGAGATTTTTACTATGAGCTGGGAGTACAGATTATTGAAGTCTGCCTGGCTCTGAAACACAGAAATGGAG GCCTGATCACACTGGACGAGCTGCACCAGCGTGTGCTGAAAGGGAGAGGCAAGTTTGCCCAAGACGTCAGTCA GGACGATCTCATCCGAGCGATAAAGAAGTTGAAGTCCTTGGGCAATGGCTTCACTATGATCCCAGTGGGAGGCAGGTACCTGGTGCAGTCTGTTCCGGCCGAATTGAACATGGATCATACTGTGGTGCTGCAAATTGCAGAG AGGAATGGATACGTGACAGTCAGTGAGATCAAATCAAGCTTGAAGTGGGAGACGGAACGCACCAACCAGGTGTTG GAACACTTGTTGAAGGAAGGCTTGGCGTGGATTGACAAGCAGGCTCCCGACGAGCCTCAGTATTGGCTGCCTGCCCTATTCTCTGACCTGTACTCTCGGGACGTGACACCAGAGGAAGCTGATGAAA